The sequence GTAGAAGAATCCTCTTCCACCAACAAGATGGCTTTTGGTTGATCGCTACCTACATGAATGGACAACTTTAATGACATATGTAGCCTACTGCCAATGGATGGTGACGATAAGCTGAAAATGTTATGTACTCTATGGCCCATTCTTTATTTAGAGAAATAATTATGctatatttttcttaaaaaagatGGTGACAATAATCCTGAAAGGTCTATGGTATATACAAAAACTAGTGGGCAACGGAAAGAAGGCTTGAAGGAGAAACAAGTCCTCGCCTCTTGTCAATTCTATGACTGAACCAACCACAAATGGGTTGACTTTCTTTAGAAGTCACAAGGCTGTTCTAAGGCTGCTCAAAACTTTTTACATGCTTACTTAGCTTTTCCCCTCTACCTTTACTCAAATACTTTGTGAAGTATTCAGGTGTTCTGACATAGAGGTGCAATCCAGTGCTGGATACCTCCTGTAGATTCCCCAATGGATATTGGGTGGTTATACAGTTCCATTGAACACTGTGGGTTTGGCCAACATTAATCTCATATGCATTGTTCTACAAACTAAGATTTGGACATACCTAACTGCACAGTGGCCAGCACATACCATGAAGCATTGCTGGCTGTTGATTCACATAGAAAGGGTgacctctagagatgagcgagtatactcgtccgagtatactgctcggtcgagtattagcatactcggaccggctcgttactcggaagagtatctcgccggctcgagatcgagcagtaaattaataaaataaattgaataaaagtatttttattgtaaaaaaaaaaaatattacacatgtttccatatgttttacttgtaagaacacattgaaataacactattcttcactttccaggtgttcgcgcgtgtctcccgctaatttaggagatgttcggaacatctggaatgtgaagaatattgttctttcaatgtgttctgcacttaaatggtcctgtattcactgtttttaatgttttaattctattcttcactttgcagctgtgcgcgcgtatctccgaacctatcgggagacacgcgcacacacctgcaatgtgaagaatagaattaaaacattaaaaacagtgaatacaggagcatttaagtgcagaacacattgaaagaacaatattcttcacattccagatgttcgtgcacatctcctaacttagcgggaaacacgcgcgaacacctgcaaagtgaagaatagtgttatttcaatgtgttcttacaagtaaaacatctgcaaacatctggaatttttttttttgcactgttcttttactgttcagttttattaaaaaaatgctcgcgtctcccattgacttcaatggggctcgttattcgagacgagcactcgagcatctggaaaagttcgtctcgaataacgagcacccgagcattttagtgctcgctcatctctagtgacctcATTCAGGACTTGTATCACAGCCAATGGTAGACCAAGATATTGCTTTTGCCCTGTCTTAGTTGTAAGGACAAAGATAACTAAAATGCAGGTGCTGGTTATGTTGGGCACTATGTAAAAGAACAAATTTGTTACTTTTTTATACAAAATAGGCATAATTGAAGGGAAAACCTCCTCCTATATAGTGTGGCACCTATATACATCTTGATATATGACAAATTGTAATCTTGTCTCGGGCTATAGTACAACGCATATACAAGCAGTTAGTCTCAATGTCCATTTCATTTCATGCAACTTCCAAAATGTACATGATCTCCTATTACAAAACTGTGCAGTAGTCTCTCAGCCCCTTTCCTTCCACTTCTATAAGGGAGCCATCTGTATGAGCAGGCTGCTATAATACGATAAGTAACTGAATGAGCTGGAATATAATATGTATTATTACAAAATAATATACTGAGTATTTTCTCTTCTCTACTCCAGTCCAGTTATTCCTTTTAAGGCTTCTAAGTAGCCTGTTCATCTTAATCTGTGGATAGTAGGTCAGCCTTAATCTTAAGCAACTCCTCAGACTTAATCTGTAAGTGCTGAGTAAATCGACATACAGTCACCCGATTCTTATGCAACATATAAATATCTTCTGCCCTTGCACTGGCTGCTTAATATGCATTTTCCAGTTCATGCTGGTTGGATTTGCTCCTCAGCCTTGCAAGCCGAGGCTTCTTGTTCTTTGCAGGTCGCACAATGTCCTTTCCAAAAtctttgagctctgattggttgtggaAACGGGTGTATCTCTTGCAGCGGCATGAGGTCACCACTCGAATTTTGTATGTTCGCACTTCGTTGTCGGGGCACATGAGTTGAATGCGTTGGGTGTGACTGTGAGCTGGCACACACCGGTAGTCCATTGAGCTCTGGCGCCACCATTTTCCTCTGCCAATGGAGTTTGGAAGGAGATGAGAAGGTAAACATTGGCCTGAACACAccagctctttcacaggtttgagACTACGACATGGCCCATCTGTAATGTGCTGGGTAGAGCGTAGTTCTCTGCAGCTGAATTCTGAAGGATCTGAAGAAAATCAGAAGAGTAGTTACAGTTATTATAAAATGTTTAGTATGGAACATAATGAACAGTAACATTGAATACAATATTAcccatgtacagcatatacaataTGTGGTGTGCTTTGCCGTTTTCAAGACCAGAAGTGAACAATATATGATGCCCATTTGAGACCACCCATCCATTTACAGTTTCTGCAGTACCAGGTAGTATGTTGTGTCGGCAAaatttttttgtggatgtaagTTCCGGAAGCGAGATTTACATCTATTAGACACCTGTGACACATCTTGTGAATAAATATCTAAGCTGAGAATACAATTTTAATCAACGAGGAAATCTCATCACCTCCAAAAATTCCAACTCTTTCCATCCTTTATGTTGGAAGTCAGAATTTTTCTTTCAGCACCCACCAGAGATATCAGCTTGGAATCACATTAGCTTATTGGTAACAAAAATTATTAGTGTAgataaaaaattccaactgtatcAAAGTCATGATATGCAATGTATAACAGACGGAATTAATTTAGGGTGGCTTTCTATGCACCAGGGTCTGGATGCATCTTCCATGGGTTCTGCGCCATTGAGATAGCTCCTGAGACTAATAATATCTTCCTATAGATGGGTGGCAGCTCAAGCCCGTCTCATCCCATTTCTTCTAAAGGGCAGACCCTTCAATAAGAActcaagagtcatattttcctagTATAAAACTGTTCTTATTATGTACCTGGCTATTAATTTATGTTCTCAACATCTTAACTTAAGATGGATTTTATGAGTTAAAGTGGTTCTCCATAGGATAAGGCTTACTGAtcggtggtggtctcagtgatgggacccccagggATCACAAGAACAGAGTCTTTATTACCCCTGTTGCACCCGAGATGACCAGAGCAGCCTGTTGTGCATATGttggctgctccattcatctctatgaagctgacggagatGGCGAGTGCTGCACCATGAACGGAGTAGCTGGCACATGTGCAACTGGCTGATCTGGTCATCTCAGGTGCAACAGGGGTACAATAGATCACCTTTCTTGTCATCTGTAGGGGTCGCAACACTGAGAAccctaccaatcagcaagttacgcCAGTTCCACTGGGACTTTGAACTTCATAttaccagagaacccctttaatagtaaCATAAGGTCTTGAGTAAAGATATATTTCTATCCAGATAAAGTGTATAGCCTGAAATCACTTTCTCCCAACAACTATTTCAAAGTGTTTCTGTGGCTGGTAACTCCTGTAGGCTCAAAATTTAATATAATCAGATAAACCGCGGAAAAGACTTCAGGCTAATGTAAAGTTCAGTAATGTGTCAAAGTATTATGAAACGTAAAGGTCAGAAGCAGCACTCATCTAACAGTAACTCATAAAACTAACTTACGAAGTCAAACTTTGGTCACATAAGCAATATCTGGCCTGACCTTAATTTATCTGGCTCTACATCCAGGGAATAATTCTTATATCTTCCCGAGTCAATTTTGCCCATGGAGTTGGAAAATGATAAAAGAGTTCACATGTACACAACCTCGGAGTAAATCTGAAGACTAATGTTTAGGAATTTTTGccaaaaagtatttttttgcaAACTCTCTGCAAGACCTTGATTCTCCTATTATTGAAGTGTCTCAGGAGGCAACTCTGCAGTTGAAGCAATGATACCAAAGGCTGTAAAATGATGACTCCAAGCATCACAAATTCTTTCATTTTCAACAATGGTGTGGATGGGGGTGTCTGAGTATCCCATACCCCATCTTCAGAAGCAGTTGCACCCCAGGTTTTCAGAATTGTCCATGGATCCACCTCTGTCTGTGACTCAGAACTTAACTGGACGTAGAACTTGATGACTATATTTAGTAACATTTTGgatccctttttagttttttcttccgaacTGTCATGGTGATAGGTTGTTTTCTTATGGTCTGGTTACCTCCACCACACCATAAATTCCAGCCACTATCATAAGTGCAGCTctcttttttaagaaaaaaaaaccttttaacacTCCCTAGTTCTTTCTTCTTCAGGCTATTATGGTAGTAAGATGTTTTAGGTTGTGATGACCTCCCCAACGCCATAAGATACAATCCATTACCATAATAGTCTGAAGTAGGGATAGGCCGGGAAGTAAGAGTTTTTGACTTTGCCAATAAAGACCACcttacaggcatgtggagacttacagccattgatgctccactggaggattctgggaaaatatgttaTCCtcctcatgtcattaggctttctgaacACGTTACACTTGATGTCATGGGGGCTCGTTACAAGGTAACTAAGAGGCAAGGTTTTCTTTATCGCATCCTGAAAAATTGCATATTTCCCTAAAGTAGGGATAGAAATTGGTCAAAAACTTTGTTACTAGTCTGAAGAGCAGTTCCCCTTCATTGTAACATTTTCGTTTCCTCCTACAGGGGGAACTGGAGCTAGTACACAGGGTTAATAAGGCTTTTTTTAACCCAAAGTTTCCGCTTTCACTGCTATCTAGTAAAATACATTCACTTATTCGAGCAATAAAGCTAAAGCTCATAGTACTATATCTTTAACATCTTTCATGCATTTTCAATAATATTTTAGTTCTTGGAGAAAATAGCATTTTATACCCAATACATTGAGCCAGTGTTTTTCTGATCAACATGCATTATATGAAAAGAAGGAAATTTTAATAAAGGAAGCTGGAGAAATGTGTTTCATTTcttaaaagtatatatttttgcCCTACGGACATCACATCTAATTCTGCTTCATCAGATTAATGGGTCTGCAAATTCAACTTATCAAGCTTTCCAGAATTCTGGAGTTACATGGTCTAATGCTTCAAAGCTCATTTTAAATGTGCCTCGTGGCCATTAACACAGGCTTACTTTATAAATGGTTTATTACGTGTGCAGGAGTAAACACTACCAAATGCTCCTTCTGATGTCTACAATATGTCAACATCAGTGACTTCTGGAATGGATTCCTACAGTATTCTCAGGAACGCTTAGTTGTTACAGTAAACTGAATTTATACAAATCTATAGGTACAGCCAGTATGGAgacttaaaggagttggccaatgGAAACCTTTAAAAGGTTAAGTATAACACCCTCATAGGGTcaaccatattatacttaccctgattAAGTTTCCCATTCGCCTTCAGGAGTCATTGGTCACTTCCTGTGACTTCCTGTGTCCTTAAGGCTTCTGTCTTCCATTGTCCATGGCACGCTCCTTCAACCACACATATGGGAGTGGTCATCACAGAGGGGGCGTGCATACAGTAATGTCTACACAGCCCCTCCTTCCACCAGAACCCGGCAGGACACGGGAAGTCACATGATGTCCCTAGTCCTGCTGCCGACATGTCATGCCAAGTAAAAGGGCCAACCACTCTAAAGAATATGGGACATTACATAAACATGAGAATCTGCTGTAATGGATGGGTATACGGTTCTGATCTGGGAACTGCTCAAGACCCTAAAACAAAAGGGTGGTCCCGCAGTTACTACCTACAAACTTAaccatacattttaatttttcctaTGCAGGAATTTAAGTCCTCTTCTCACCTTCATAAATTTAGTTATTTAGTCTCTTGCTGCCACAAATAGAGCGATCCTATCATTATGCCCTGCTGCTGCTAGGCTTAGGTCCGAATCCTGGAAATATCAGTCACTATTATCCCTCTGTTCCTGCAGGAGATGAATCCTAAACTGATCTGCAGCATCCTCAGTTCAGCTAAAATGTTCTCAATAATGTCCGTAAGTCACCTACATATCCCTTTGTCTTATCTCCATTGTGAAAAAATTATGGGGAATGCTGATCACAGCTAAAActcacaggttttaccaattgtgCCATAATCTATAGTATATAACTTCAATATATAACAACATTAGTTGTGTTGCCTTTacatctccttaaaggggttgtccagtgacaaGAAGTTagcccctatgcacaggataggggCTTAAACGCTGATAGGATAGAGCAGCCAATCATGAATTCCCACTGctactctattcatctctatggtgctgagcCGTCTCTGTCACTACAATAGACAGTGAATAAAGCGTCAGAAGGCATGTGCGACCAGCCACTCCATTCTTTTGGGGTGCAACTGGGGTACAGTTGACCCTTGGTTCCCATTATCCCATTATTCCCATCACTGCAACCTCCAACAATAAGCAAATTAGCATCTATCCTGTGGATTGTCAATGGACAACCTCTAAATTATCCCATAATCATTAATTAATTAGAAATGTCCTTAATCTGCAATTATGGACGTACCTTGCTAAAATTGGTTAAATTACTCATTATTCTGTAAATTCAAGTGTGGATACTTTTATAGCACTTATTCAATATACAAATTAAtaatcctgacccccccccctatttttaCACTGAAGGAATATCCTTCGGATCTTATTCCCGTTTTACTTTAATTCTTCAAAATGCCAGACATGGTACTGTTTCTTTAAGAAATAATGATAATAAGAACACGTACTGTATGTAGATTTATGTGGAAATACATAAATTACATAGCTGAATCACTACTTTATGCCAAATACATTTTTTCCCAGGGTAAATCTGCTTTGAACGATTGAAGGCATTAGTGCTCTCTGGCTCCTGAGAACAGACGTAGGCTGGAAAACATGAGCGCCAGTGCTGTACCCACAACCCCTGCCGCTTTGTCACAATGTTTGCCCTCTTTGAGGTCGCCAGTTATGATAACCCCTgggttctttcttctctttggtgGTTGTCAGAAGGTTGTCAATGTAAATGCTTCACAGCATGGCCCCGCTCTCTCATTGTGCTTCTACATACCACCAATGGACATGAAAGAGCCGTGCCTTTAATTGGCAGCCTTTAAATGGATTGCCTTGGTTGAAAGTAATTAAAAGCAGAATGCAAACGATAGTGCAGTATGTGAAAAATCCATTCAATCATTTCCTGTGTGGGTGTAGAAGGCATTCTTACACTGAGAATGATATCAGTGACTGTATGAAAGAACATGTATTCTCCGCTGGAACACAGACATCATTTATAACCGGGGTAAACTATGGAAATTACATTATACGCATCCACAATCTGTCTGCAGACTCTAAGTCATAATACCACCATGTCGCTTTCCCCATGAAATGTGTAAATAGCGGTTTCTCCGACGTGCAGGATGACGCTAAAGAAACATGTTCCATTTCGGCTGCTTTTTGTGTTTGGTAAAAAattccaaccccccaaaaaattggTAATTGATCCATCTGTGAGTTACAACTGTGAGTTACATAGATATACAGAATTTATACACTAAGGctatttatatgtaaaaaaaaaaaaaaaaaaaagataaacccTCATAtcaacagttaaaggaaacctaccaccacaaatctacctataaaggtagattgggtggtaggtgcatcaatgggacgtggggatagcccttttaagggctaatcctcacgtcccctcacttttttggtaacttttattccacatatatttaaatttacttatgcggctaccggggcgtggagtagccgcatatgagattacatgaggcggctactccacgccccggtacccactttactccacctactcacccatcttctgcgcatgcgcagacggcagggtcgccggacgagggcgcgcagctacgcggagctgcgcgccgaagatgggtgagtaggaggagtaaagtgggtaccggggcgtggagtagccgcctcatgtaatctcatatgcggctactccacgccccggtagccgcataagtaaatttaaatatatgtggaataaaagttaccaaaaaagtaaggggacttgaggattagcccttaaaagggctatcctcacgtcccattgatgcacctaccacccaatctacctttataggtagatttgtgatggtaggtgccctttaaatgtaATACTAATTTAGTTGGTGTTGATAGAAGAGACCTGAAGAAGGGACTGAAATATAATGAGCTGTCCACAGGGGCATAACCCTATGTGGAGTTTTTACTATGGTATGATATTGATAGTGCTGGTTCCTTCCTACGAGACATTGGTGAGAATGAACACTCTTAGACCACAGGGTCCACATTCTCTTCATCCCTTATAAATATACCCCTAATCCTCTGTGGTTGATGCAACCACACTGTGACCGAAATTTTTTCCATGACCATTGTGGAGAAGTTTTCTGACCTCCAGTTTACATACAAATGTTGAACTGATAATAGCCCTGACTGAATTCATGTTACCCCAACCAAAggaggtattaaaggggttttcatggaattctggaaaaaaaacagtGGAGTTCAGGGGGGAGgcggtaaaaatatatttttttaaaaccctGCTATAGCCCCAGATCACTTGTCACTCACTGTCACTCAAAGTCATAGGATCCATTTGGTTCTATAAGTGGCCTCCACAGACCTGGGGACACCAAAGGATGTAAAGAGGAAGCAACATCCCCCagtccaaggaggccactcattggccaaAGAGTGCCCCGTGACCACCAAGAAACTAAACCCAAAGTACCAACATGTTAATTTAAgctttgtcacagctttcaattgtatcggcgtcCAAAGACACCAATACCGTAGAAAGAGAAGTTTgtatcatcattgtagcttccctccccaGTCCCTTGAACagaaagaatcaggggacccagagcaggagctccaacaataatccaactctgttcacaccttctcagtTTTAGAGAAGTCCTGGGAGCCAAGGATGTGTTTCTTAAAAATGGTGCTGAGCATAGCACGTCCTCGGCTGCCTTGGACTGCAAGAGGAAGtcttgtctggcaaactctatgctGAGATGACGGcctaggtgcccatagagaggggatCAAGTGCCTCCTATGGCACCCCTGCATAGGTTCACTACTTTTGGCCTAAATGTTCTGCTTTGATCACGTGATAGAGAGTTGCATGACCTACAGTATCTATACAAAAAAACCACTGTAGGTAAAAGTAAGTATAAAACTATGAGCCATATACACTGGAGTGCAGGCCAATGATGTGGATATTTATGAGATTCTTCAAAAAGTTCTGACATGTTTAAAAGCTTGAATGCCATAATGTAGTAAATTTTAAGTCAAGTAGAAAGAGTACAACGATCCCTTTTATTATCTCGCTGAGGATGTAAGGATCTTCTGGTGGACAGGTCCATCACAGGGTAGGTTACACATATCCATACTACAGTCACACAACATGCTCACCCTAGGGTTTTGCCAATCCACGGCCCTCCGTGCTGCCCAACACGCCACATTTTCGGAATTAGAAAGGTCAACTCCAcctttggttattttgtaaatGATACGTTAAAGACAACATCAATGGTGGCCCATCATCTGGAACCCTTGTGTTCTTCAGCGTAAATTCTATGTTTTCTTTGGTCGTCTTTTTACAATGCGCTACCCACACAATGTAATGTTTACATGCCAATAAAACTAGCCGACTGCTGCTTCTTGTCACATGTGAAGGCTGGAGACTCCTTGAGATAAGTGTGAATGTTTACGTACAAGCACAATGACCTGACAAATTGAAGTGATGAATGGCTCTCCATTATCTCTATTATTACACAAAGCTCTCACATCCTCGCAGATAGAGACAATATCCAGAAGTCATTAGATTGACTCCGTATTTATGCCTCATTTAAAGTGGCATTAACCCCTTCTCTGCCAGGGGTGACATACATTAGCTGTAATGAGCTATGATTACAAACAGTGGCATCCAGGGGAACGGCAAACGTTTGCTTATTTACTATAGGGATGAGTGAAGGGATTAGAGCATTTACATTTGTCACCTGCGTGAATCACCTTTATTAACCAGCAAAGAGGTTGTCCTACTGGTCATTGTCCAAACTTCTAAAAGACCATCTATCAGTCACATCTAGGTCAGAAGACGCGCCATGATAATGAGACCTTAGTATAACTTGTCTGGGAATAAAGTCCAGGGGACACCTGTTGGCTTCACTAGAGACATCATCGCTTGGATAGGATAGGGAGATAATGTTTTAGGTGACATTGACATGGGCTATAGATATAATGATTCTCTTTTAGGATATTTTTGTGTCTCTCATACAGTTGTACAGCTGCATGCACGACCAATACTTCCCATCACAGATGTTCCAAAGGGGAGGTTTTCGGTAGTCAGGTAGTCATTGGAGCTCACAGCAGTCTCAGCCCCAATTGTGTTTCTGCCATTAACAGTTCTCACCTACCTAAATCCATGGTTTGACCGTTTGACTTTTTCCACCCATACAGTAGTAGCTCATGTCAACTGCACCTCAATACCCTAAACCCTAACTTTGGAAATGTGGAAACCAATTTAAAGGGAGTCTGCTAGCTGTTTGGAGCAAACAAAGTTGCAAACAGTATTAGATATCGGCCTTAGAGAGCTATAGAACCAAAACTCTTTGTATGTTATACATAGCAGCAGGACTTTAAAATATTTCAGTATTGTAACTGGACTTGGAGCTCTCTACACTGAACAAAGCAGATTAGATGTAGCAGTAGAGGGGATTGGCTAAGGAGCAGGTTGAA comes from Engystomops pustulosus chromosome 6, aEngPut4.maternal, whole genome shotgun sequence and encodes:
- the SOST gene encoding sclerostin, which gives rise to MYFALAVHFAFLLVHTVLDPVLGWPSLKNDATEILPGNIENTDIIVEATITSDNYTLNQAKHGGRYLHQSTDMTDPSEFSCRELRSTQHITDGPCRSLKPVKELVCSGQCLPSHLLPNSIGRGKWWRQSSMDYRCVPAHSHTQRIQLMCPDNEVRTYKIRVVTSCRCKRYTRFHNQSELKDFGKDIVRPAKNKKPRLARLRSKSNQHELENAY